In Lautropia mirabilis, one DNA window encodes the following:
- a CDS encoding Eco57I restriction-modification methylase domain-containing protein, translating to MKRTRKTEAALSLPATLTLEGGLFLPDQVQKATQGLASAQQDADYRLPKGLKAKDEYSRAFQIACAQWQDFAQQLERRDIDATQLTTRFVQELLRDAFGYNLRPARPLEVDGRRYPVSFLAGNLPILVAPHTLGLDDADASMAIEGSGSRRKTPFQAMQELLNASESLLWGIVSNGRQLRLLRDAASLTRPSFLEIDLVDLLGSKHYAEFANAWRLLHASRALTDTQNTSCIWERWRHEGQQEGTRVRDGLRNGVEKALLTLGEGFLQHPSNDNLRAALDSGQLGRDAYFQQLLRLVYRLIFVFTVEERGVLHPQWNDPETKAARRAYAEGYALARLRNFSLKRRPRNRHDDQWQAIRIVFRGLDQGEPRLALPALGGLFAASQCKDLDAASLDNAHLLEALKDLRWARPPGSDSLVPVDYRNMGPEELGSVYESLLELVPTVDVHARSFDFVGRTDAASTAGNARKLTGSYYTPDSLVQELIRSALEPVIEQRLASSPAAPEAALLAIRVIDPACGSGHFLLAAARRLAERLALLRSVASGYEGAIRPKDYRHALREVVAHCIYGVDRNPMAVELARMALWLEGFEEGRPLDFLDHHLQVGDALLGLTNLDALTRGISKDAFKPLSGDDREVCKALTKTNAVALKQLTRDLQSQQMLLGMDNTSGLQAMRAIEDMPTNTPEQVSIKETRWLEFMQTAAQSPLAQAADVLVGAFLLPKTTDRGATVPTSATLHTLLTTPNDITGPAADAVAAARAACAEARVLHWPLAFPQVFTPRGTEGHRGFDCVLGNPPWERIKLQEEEFFATRNADVAAARNKAERSQRIQWLSEGRLAQNLHFGRTPAPDGAPQLQHANGPDEAERRLYREFVTARRTAEATSLFAHVSGSEGGRYPLTGVGDVNTYALFAETILQIHARDGRAGFIVPTGIATDDSTKAYFGHITQSKRLVSLYDIENREAVFPSVHRSYKFCLLTLGASEQAEFVCFATQVSQLADERRRFTLTPEDFRLINPNTLTCPVFRSKRDAELTKKLYRAAPVLIRDAYVEGKGKHAREVPAQNPWGITFQRMLDMANDSHLFEYQNNPEPGSSATDTKRLPLYEAKLIHHFDHRWATYTTDPNTGTVASRDVTLQEKQDTSFSITPRYWVPAREVWLRPADLPDELMRALKADDGHATVLAVTKVLFGRHLTALHEEAPGTAALAAWESFVDLHAYAKDIDPEELGVKPLKKNAGGLLDEGLPLAEQQLLRLADEASNLPMPPAGLSSEESAQRLAERWLEESCPKWLMGWRDICRATDERTVIASVLPAVGVGHTMPLLTTVWDARQTSALLGNLCSLVLDFCARVKIGGTHLTYSYLKQFPVIPPERYTEPDLDFITPRILELTYTTKDMAPWATALISGWKLDNGNWKPGTPEPIRRSPLAPFPFDPARRAILRAELDAYYARLYGLDRNELRYILDPEDVMGNDYPSETFRVLKDREIREYGEYRTQRLVLEAWDRQHT from the coding sequence ATGAAACGCACCCGCAAGACCGAGGCTGCCCTCTCCCTTCCTGCCACGCTGACACTGGAAGGTGGACTTTTCCTGCCCGATCAGGTTCAAAAGGCCACGCAGGGCCTTGCCAGCGCCCAGCAGGATGCTGACTACCGGCTGCCCAAGGGCCTCAAGGCCAAGGATGAATACAGCCGCGCCTTCCAGATTGCCTGCGCCCAATGGCAGGACTTTGCCCAGCAGCTGGAACGGCGGGACATCGACGCTACCCAACTCACCACCCGCTTTGTGCAGGAGCTGCTGCGCGACGCCTTTGGCTACAACCTGCGTCCGGCACGGCCACTGGAAGTGGATGGACGGCGTTACCCGGTCAGCTTCCTGGCAGGTAATCTGCCCATTCTGGTGGCGCCCCACACACTGGGGCTGGACGACGCCGACGCCAGCATGGCCATCGAAGGCAGCGGCAGCCGCCGCAAGACCCCTTTCCAGGCCATGCAGGAACTGCTCAATGCCAGCGAATCGCTGCTGTGGGGCATCGTCAGCAACGGCAGGCAGCTGCGGCTGCTGCGTGATGCCGCGTCGCTTACCCGCCCGAGTTTTCTGGAAATCGACCTGGTCGACCTGCTGGGCAGCAAACACTACGCCGAGTTTGCCAATGCATGGCGGCTGCTGCATGCCAGCCGGGCACTTACAGATACCCAGAATACGTCCTGCATCTGGGAACGATGGCGCCACGAGGGTCAACAGGAAGGTACCCGGGTACGGGATGGCCTGCGCAACGGCGTCGAAAAGGCATTGCTCACGCTGGGTGAGGGTTTTCTGCAGCATCCATCCAACGACAACCTGCGTGCTGCGCTGGACAGTGGTCAACTGGGTCGCGACGCCTACTTCCAGCAACTGCTGCGGCTGGTGTACCGGCTGATTTTCGTGTTCACCGTGGAAGAACGCGGGGTTCTGCACCCGCAGTGGAATGACCCCGAGACGAAGGCTGCCCGCCGCGCCTACGCCGAAGGCTACGCACTGGCCCGACTCCGCAACTTCAGCCTCAAACGTCGCCCCCGCAACCGGCACGATGACCAGTGGCAGGCCATTCGCATCGTCTTCCGGGGGCTGGACCAGGGCGAGCCCCGGCTGGCCCTGCCCGCACTGGGCGGCCTGTTTGCCGCCAGCCAGTGCAAGGACCTGGACGCCGCCAGTCTGGACAATGCTCACCTGCTCGAAGCCCTGAAAGATTTACGCTGGGCACGCCCCCCTGGCTCAGACAGCCTGGTGCCCGTAGACTACCGCAACATGGGGCCAGAAGAGCTGGGCAGTGTATATGAAAGCCTGCTGGAGCTGGTCCCCACGGTGGATGTCCATGCCCGCTCATTCGACTTCGTGGGCAGAACCGACGCAGCCAGTACGGCAGGTAATGCCCGCAAACTGACCGGCAGCTACTACACCCCCGACAGTCTGGTGCAGGAACTGATCCGCAGTGCACTCGAACCCGTCATCGAGCAGCGGCTTGCTTCCAGCCCCGCAGCACCGGAAGCAGCCCTGCTGGCCATCCGCGTCATCGACCCGGCCTGTGGCAGTGGGCACTTTCTGCTGGCCGCTGCCCGGCGTCTGGCGGAAAGGCTGGCGCTGCTGCGCAGTGTGGCCAGCGGGTACGAGGGGGCCATCCGGCCGAAGGACTACCGTCACGCCCTGCGTGAGGTCGTGGCACACTGCATCTATGGCGTGGACCGCAACCCCATGGCCGTCGAGCTGGCCCGCATGGCACTGTGGCTGGAAGGGTTTGAAGAAGGGCGCCCGCTGGACTTTCTGGACCACCACCTGCAGGTGGGCGACGCCCTGCTGGGCCTGACCAATCTGGATGCCCTGACCCGAGGTATTTCCAAAGACGCTTTCAAGCCCCTGAGCGGTGATGACCGGGAAGTGTGCAAGGCACTGACCAAAACCAATGCTGTCGCCCTCAAACAGCTGACCAGAGACTTGCAGAGCCAGCAGATGCTGCTGGGTATGGACAACACGTCCGGCCTGCAGGCCATGCGCGCCATCGAAGACATGCCCACCAACACGCCGGAGCAGGTCAGTATCAAGGAGACCCGCTGGCTGGAATTCATGCAGACTGCCGCACAAAGTCCGCTGGCACAAGCCGCAGATGTGCTGGTGGGCGCCTTCCTGCTGCCCAAGACCACGGACAGGGGCGCAACCGTACCGACCAGCGCCACGCTGCATACCCTGCTGACCACCCCCAACGACATCACGGGTCCTGCCGCCGATGCGGTGGCAGCAGCCCGCGCCGCCTGTGCCGAGGCACGCGTACTCCACTGGCCCCTGGCGTTTCCGCAAGTGTTTACTCCCCGCGGCACCGAGGGCCACCGGGGCTTTGACTGTGTGCTGGGCAACCCACCGTGGGAGCGCATCAAACTGCAGGAAGAAGAGTTCTTTGCCACCCGCAACGCCGACGTGGCAGCGGCACGCAACAAGGCAGAGCGCAGCCAGCGTATCCAGTGGCTCAGCGAAGGCCGGCTGGCGCAGAACCTGCACTTCGGCCGCACACCTGCACCAGACGGCGCACCACAGCTGCAACACGCAAATGGCCCTGACGAGGCCGAGAGGCGCCTGTACCGGGAGTTTGTCACTGCCCGCCGCACAGCTGAGGCCACGAGCCTTTTCGCCCATGTAAGCGGAAGCGAGGGGGGACGCTACCCGCTCACCGGCGTGGGCGATGTAAACACCTATGCCCTGTTTGCCGAAACCATCCTGCAAATTCACGCCCGGGACGGCCGGGCCGGCTTCATCGTGCCCACAGGCATTGCCACCGACGACAGTACCAAGGCCTACTTTGGCCACATCACGCAGTCGAAGCGGCTGGTCAGCCTGTACGACATCGAAAACCGCGAAGCGGTATTCCCTTCTGTGCACCGCAGCTACAAATTCTGCCTGCTCACGCTGGGTGCTTCCGAACAGGCCGAATTTGTCTGCTTTGCCACCCAGGTCAGCCAGCTGGCGGACGAGCGCCGGCGGTTCACGCTGACACCGGAAGACTTCCGGCTGATCAACCCCAACACGCTGACCTGCCCGGTGTTTCGCAGCAAACGCGATGCCGAACTGACCAAAAAGCTCTACCGGGCAGCACCGGTCCTGATACGTGATGCCTACGTCGAAGGTAAGGGCAAGCATGCCAGGGAGGTTCCAGCGCAGAATCCATGGGGCATTACGTTCCAGCGAATGCTGGATATGGCAAACGACAGCCATCTGTTCGAATACCAGAACAACCCGGAACCGGGCAGCAGCGCAACAGACACGAAGCGCCTGCCCCTGTACGAGGCAAAACTGATTCATCATTTCGATCACCGCTGGGCCACTTACACAACCGACCCAAATACTGGCACCGTAGCCAGCCGGGATGTGACCCTGCAGGAAAAACAGGATACGTCCTTCAGCATCACGCCCCGGTACTGGGTGCCTGCCCGTGAAGTCTGGCTGCGACCGGCAGATCTGCCGGACGAACTGATGCGCGCCCTCAAGGCAGACGATGGGCACGCCACCGTACTTGCCGTCACCAAAGTGCTGTTTGGGCGCCACCTGACCGCTCTGCACGAGGAGGCTCCGGGCACAGCAGCACTGGCCGCCTGGGAAAGCTTTGTTGACCTGCACGCTTATGCCAAGGATATCGACCCCGAAGAGCTGGGAGTCAAACCGCTCAAGAAAAACGCAGGCGGCCTGCTGGACGAAGGTCTACCCCTGGCCGAACAGCAACTGCTGCGCCTGGCCGATGAAGCCAGTAACCTTCCCATGCCACCCGCAGGGCTGAGCAGCGAAGAAAGCGCACAACGACTGGCGGAGCGCTGGCTGGAGGAAAGCTGCCCGAAATGGTTGATGGGGTGGCGGGATATCTGCCGGGCAACGGATGAACGGACGGTGATTGCTTCGGTTTTGCCGGCGGTGGGTGTGGGTCACACCATGCCTCTGCTAACAACGGTTTGGGATGCCCGCCAAACATCCGCGCTTCTTGGCAACCTGTGCTCCCTTGTACTGGATTTCTGCGCGCGAGTGAAGATCGGCGGCACACACCTTACCTACAGCTATCTGAAGCAGTTTCCGGTCATCCCACCCGAACGCTACACTGAACCCGATCTTGATTTCATCACGCCCCGCATTCTTGAGCTGACCTATACCACCAAGGACATGGCTCCTTGGGCCACGGCCCTTATCAGCGGATGGAAGCTGGACAATGGCAACTGGAAGCCAGGCACCCCGGAGCCCATCCGTCGATCACCCTTGGCTCCCTTCCCTTTCGACCCTGCACGACGCGCCATCTTGCGTGCAGAACTCGATGCATACTACGCCCGCCTCTATGGCCTGGACCGCAACGAGCTGCGCTACATCCTGGACCCGGAAGACGTGATGGGCAACGACTACCCCAGCGAAACCTTCCGCGTGCTGAAAGACAGGGAAATCCGGGAGTATGGGGAATACCGCACCCAAAGGCTGGTGCTGGAGGCCTGGGACAGACAGCATACCTGA
- a CDS encoding HNH endonuclease: protein MNETLIAHVATNNGFDMATPAGNGSITLTTARHETRAVISPWLTGIGVIIQSPYPNLVAELARSVPPWPSRNDQFHLADLEQLAAFLRRTTQLSMAFRKQQGAAMHIGHSSTSDAIPAPQPEAPPDINSQSPTLSAETEIERIRRERIGQNIYRKALMEYWRGACAVTGITLPEVLRASHAKPWAECTRDAERLDVFNGFLLVANLDALFDRFLVSFDDQGKLMVSPRLSAVEMQKLGLTQGMKLRWVEKQHLPYLHWHRNQFILATSNHDVAP from the coding sequence ATGAACGAAACCCTGATTGCCCACGTAGCCACGAACAACGGGTTCGACATGGCCACCCCGGCAGGAAACGGTAGCATCACGCTGACCACGGCACGACATGAAACCCGGGCCGTCATAAGCCCGTGGCTTACGGGGATAGGGGTCATCATTCAGTCGCCATACCCCAACCTGGTGGCAGAACTTGCCCGCAGCGTACCTCCCTGGCCATCCAGAAACGACCAGTTCCATCTGGCAGATCTGGAGCAACTGGCGGCATTTTTACGAAGAACGACCCAGCTCTCAATGGCATTCCGTAAACAGCAGGGAGCGGCCATGCACATTGGCCATTCTTCAACTTCCGATGCCATCCCGGCCCCCCAACCAGAAGCGCCCCCAGACATTAACAGCCAATCACCCACGCTTTCCGCAGAAACGGAGATCGAGCGCATCCGTCGGGAACGAATTGGCCAGAACATCTATCGCAAAGCACTCATGGAATACTGGCGAGGCGCCTGCGCTGTCACTGGAATCACGCTGCCCGAGGTACTGCGCGCCAGTCATGCCAAGCCTTGGGCGGAATGCACCCGCGACGCGGAGCGACTGGATGTATTCAATGGTTTTCTGCTGGTGGCCAATCTCGATGCCCTGTTCGACCGTTTTCTGGTCAGCTTTGATGATCAAGGCAAGCTGATGGTCAGTCCACGATTGTCTGCCGTAGAAATGCAAAAACTTGGACTGACCCAGGGCATGAAGCTGCGCTGGGTAGAAAAACAACACCTTCCATACCTTCACTGGCATCGCAATCAGTTTATACTGGCAACAAGTAATCACGATGTGGCGCCATAA
- a CDS encoding Abi family protein, with product MIYTKAWKSYQEQLDLLVSRGLLVTDPNLALQHLERIGYYRLSGYWYAFRERSAVACPLDNNLRKPSKVTETRITLDSFIPGASFHDAVALYIFDKKLRMLVMDAMERIEIALRVDISHTLGKLDPFAYLKPELLHEDFSIKLDSTRGVTEHHTWLGKHAQLISRSKEHFIDHNKERYGLPIAIWVACEVWDFGTLSKLFGGMRERDQDAIAQKYGIGNGRVFASWLRSLNHLRNICAHHGRLWNRNISDQPRLPNKRGSAGPKAHLSTSTGGEGHTKQHLGNPPWVKHFESDTHARARCYVLLIIVKHLLATICPNSSWPDRMKAHLDAFPPLDHVGLNLRGMGAPDDWQAIWDGPKKNPSA from the coding sequence ATGATTTACACCAAGGCCTGGAAAAGCTATCAGGAACAGCTTGACCTACTCGTATCCAGAGGTTTGCTTGTGACTGACCCCAACCTTGCCTTGCAGCATCTGGAGAGAATTGGTTATTACCGGCTGAGTGGGTACTGGTATGCATTCCGTGAAAGAAGTGCTGTGGCGTGCCCACTCGACAACAACCTCAGGAAACCCAGTAAGGTCACTGAAACACGTATTACCCTGGACAGCTTCATCCCTGGGGCATCCTTTCATGATGCGGTTGCCCTGTACATCTTTGACAAGAAGCTCCGAATGCTGGTGATGGACGCGATGGAGCGCATTGAGATTGCACTGCGTGTCGATATTTCCCATACGCTCGGCAAGCTTGATCCGTTTGCGTACCTGAAGCCAGAGCTGCTTCACGAAGACTTCAGCATCAAGCTCGACAGTACCCGAGGAGTTACCGAGCACCATACCTGGCTGGGCAAGCATGCCCAACTGATTAGCCGCTCAAAAGAACATTTCATCGACCACAACAAAGAAAGGTATGGCCTGCCGATCGCCATATGGGTTGCCTGCGAAGTATGGGACTTCGGTACGCTGTCCAAGCTTTTTGGCGGCATGCGTGAACGTGACCAGGACGCCATTGCACAAAAATACGGCATCGGCAATGGGCGAGTATTCGCAAGCTGGCTCAGGAGCCTCAACCATTTGCGCAACATCTGTGCCCACCATGGGCGCCTGTGGAATCGCAATATCAGTGACCAGCCCAGGCTTCCCAATAAAAGGGGCTCTGCTGGACCAAAAGCTCACCTGTCAACGTCAACCGGTGGAGAAGGCCACACCAAGCAGCACCTCGGCAATCCTCCGTGGGTCAAGCACTTCGAATCGGACACACACGCCAGGGCACGTTGCTATGTTTTGTTAATTATTGTCAAGCACTTGTTGGCAACGATCTGTCCCAACTCCAGCTGGCCAGACCGCATGAAAGCGCATCTGGACGCCTTCCCTCCACTGGATCACGTCGGGCTGAACCTAAGAGGCATGGGTGCACCGGACGACTGGCAGGCCATTTGGGATGGGCCAAAAAAGAACCCCTCAGCGTGA
- a CDS encoding ATP-binding protein, whose product MFATQTSATILDRHDFHGTLLELINEAQKFVLKNIHIGMRLDGMRRVDVPEIAVPALREAIINAFCHRDWRDPDYVQVAVYRDRVEIRNPGELYENLTLEELRRGGVSRRRNPLIADLLRRIHLVEAWGRGVPLILANAPDVTFREVAGLFIASFARPSARHAGAESAPSKTTPKTAPEQQVRRRQKTGETLLQILRQQPHLSTSELAQMTGLSQDGIKYNINQLKRTGKLVRHGPAKGGYWEVTDKSGDE is encoded by the coding sequence GTGTTCGCCACCCAGACCAGCGCAACCATTCTCGACCGCCACGACTTCCACGGCACGCTGCTGGAACTGATCAATGAGGCCCAGAAGTTCGTCCTGAAGAACATCCACATCGGCATGCGACTGGATGGCATGCGCCGGGTCGATGTCCCCGAAATTGCCGTCCCGGCACTGCGGGAAGCCATCATCAACGCCTTCTGCCACCGCGACTGGCGCGACCCGGACTATGTACAGGTCGCCGTTTATCGTGACCGGGTCGAGATCCGCAACCCCGGCGAACTGTACGAGAACCTGACGCTGGAAGAACTCCGTCGGGGCGGCGTATCACGCCGGCGCAACCCGCTGATTGCCGACCTGCTGCGCCGTATCCATCTGGTGGAAGCCTGGGGCCGTGGCGTGCCGCTGATCCTTGCAAACGCTCCCGATGTCACTTTCCGGGAGGTGGCCGGGCTTTTCATCGCCAGCTTTGCACGGCCGTCGGCCCGGCATGCCGGGGCAGAAAGCGCCCCCTCGAAAACTACCCCGAAAACTGCACCAGAACAGCAGGTCCGGCGGCGCCAGAAGACGGGAGAAACCCTGCTTCAGATACTTCGGCAACAGCCACACCTGAGTACAAGCGAGCTGGCCCAGATGACCGGATTGAGCCAGGATGGCATCAAGTACAACATCAACCAGCTCAAACGCACCGGCAAGCTGGTTCGCCATGGCCCTGCCAAAGGCGGCTACTGGGAAGTCACGGACAAATCTGGCGACGAGTAG
- a CDS encoding DEAD/DEAH box helicase: MNAQERIIRYWHAVELLQPSQLKKPEDSAGRSPKDEFVHDIQSSNEPFPWEPGSEASRQPLPLDEIDKRTGKPKVYTWFHTLYVQIFPTKTITDALDRAFGADQGYRDPAEREYSALYAAEFTHDGQLVPGSFTLSSEAWFLGRLTSGSDWSKDFNQDQTSIRQQAEARLTGSVNRQALDELTTFVIQQCGLQTVLSNPEKAVLRSCSRPVEVKGQQHDTISDTAVGVIPAKAAPTSRPSAHVVADTSKGGGTATGESITRPQPRQSDLPLNSFLLDDLIQVAEAVATGNTSKALSQYLDPNASITRHTIGSAELESAIVDHLLPHKHPTGCWPAEEHRGLVHAQQLAINFILEQLGEGAGILGINGPPGTGKTTLLRDLVAAIVTQRADALAQLPRASDAFQKNAKETGNASGKKQNAHPLQPDLFGYEIIVASSNNGAVENITRELPQRSKIDGSWLPEADYFGELGTLTSGAPSWALISAALGSKSRRSKFIDHYFFGNRTREELVAITGKLQYPHGLQGWLSGHANQYKSMSNASANRQQRWQQAVESYNEAKAAESSIRHSVDAFLTKIQHIQSQRNQLPVLLSTLQTLENSLPDPIAVLERDADSGLLAAQSRQKACAAEVLQHQTRKPGLWQNLATLWSASRAWQANQASLQATQLRAEQAVAQWQLLQHHQNQTATDVQNAIQDATRLQAQHIVSWLQTGHTTGDRQNELHEPWPLPHWRQARARVFLEALRLHQTFLALEATRIRANLDLANALIQGQSFSGYSRDAIRSAWASLFMVVPVLSSTFASFDRSFGSLGCEEIGWLLVDEAGQATPQAAVGALWRARRAVFVGDPLQLKPIMTVSDAALEHMRTHFGVDNHWLPNRHSAQTLADQATPWGRTTGPDDHQSWVGLPLVVHRRCDRPMFELANRIAYDGNMVYGTIAPRPDRETPAHLPTGWLHATGTSQGNWVAEEGRMLQALLAALRSDGVAPGDIAIVTPFRGVLKKIPALVRPYRGKGKTGKINCGTIHTMQGKEAPVVIMVLGGNTASPGARDWAVSEPNLLNVAATRAKRRFYVIGDRNDWQRRALFCDVMDLLPALDLHAEDIGGALHQKALASRDRARATGRYRSADEVLDGLRALRDEERTRRTAARKA; this comes from the coding sequence GTGAACGCACAGGAACGCATCATCCGTTACTGGCATGCCGTCGAGCTGCTGCAACCGTCCCAGCTCAAGAAGCCCGAGGACAGTGCCGGCCGTTCACCAAAGGACGAATTCGTCCATGATATTCAATCCAGTAACGAGCCATTCCCCTGGGAACCGGGCAGCGAGGCCAGCCGGCAGCCTTTGCCCCTTGATGAGATAGACAAACGTACCGGAAAGCCCAAAGTCTACACATGGTTCCACACGCTCTACGTTCAGATCTTCCCGACAAAGACCATCACCGATGCACTGGACAGGGCATTCGGCGCCGACCAAGGCTATCGCGACCCCGCAGAACGGGAATATTCAGCGCTGTATGCCGCCGAATTCACCCATGACGGCCAGCTCGTCCCGGGCAGCTTCACCCTGTCCAGCGAAGCCTGGTTCCTCGGACGACTGACCAGTGGCAGTGACTGGTCGAAGGATTTCAACCAGGACCAGACTTCCATCAGGCAGCAGGCCGAAGCCCGCCTGACTGGGTCGGTCAACCGGCAAGCCCTGGACGAACTCACGACATTCGTCATCCAGCAGTGTGGGCTGCAGACTGTGTTGTCCAACCCGGAAAAAGCCGTGCTGCGCTCCTGTAGCCGGCCCGTTGAAGTCAAGGGACAACAGCACGACACAATCAGCGACACAGCAGTCGGGGTCATCCCTGCAAAGGCAGCCCCCACATCCAGGCCCTCTGCCCACGTTGTTGCAGACACGTCCAAAGGGGGAGGCACGGCGACGGGAGAATCTATAACACGCCCCCAACCCCGCCAAAGCGATCTCCCCCTCAACAGCTTTCTGCTGGACGATCTGATCCAGGTTGCAGAAGCAGTTGCCACCGGCAATACCAGCAAGGCCCTGTCACAATATCTGGATCCGAACGCGAGCATCACCCGCCACACCATCGGCAGCGCGGAACTGGAAAGCGCCATTGTCGACCATCTCCTTCCCCACAAGCACCCCACCGGCTGCTGGCCTGCCGAGGAGCATCGCGGACTGGTGCACGCGCAGCAACTGGCCATCAATTTCATTCTGGAGCAGCTGGGGGAAGGAGCCGGTATTCTGGGTATCAATGGCCCCCCAGGAACCGGCAAGACTACCCTACTGAGGGATCTGGTGGCCGCCATCGTCACGCAGCGAGCCGATGCCCTGGCGCAACTCCCGCGCGCCTCGGATGCATTCCAGAAAAACGCGAAAGAAACCGGCAATGCCAGTGGCAAGAAACAAAACGCCCACCCCCTGCAGCCTGACCTGTTCGGTTACGAGATCATCGTTGCCTCCTCCAACAATGGCGCTGTCGAGAACATCACCCGGGAGCTTCCACAACGCAGCAAGATCGATGGCAGCTGGCTGCCAGAAGCCGATTATTTCGGCGAACTGGGAACACTGACCTCCGGCGCCCCCTCATGGGCCTTGATCTCTGCCGCGCTGGGCAGCAAGTCACGACGAAGCAAGTTCATCGATCACTATTTCTTTGGCAACCGCACCAGGGAAGAGCTGGTAGCGATCACCGGGAAACTGCAATATCCGCATGGGCTGCAAGGCTGGCTGAGTGGGCACGCAAACCAGTACAAATCCATGTCCAATGCGTCGGCAAATCGGCAACAGCGCTGGCAGCAGGCAGTGGAATCCTACAACGAAGCCAAGGCAGCCGAATCGTCCATCCGCCACAGTGTGGATGCATTTCTCACGAAAATCCAGCATATCCAGTCACAGCGCAACCAGCTTCCTGTGCTGCTCTCGACGCTGCAGACACTGGAAAACAGCCTCCCTGACCCCATTGCCGTATTGGAGAGGGATGCCGACTCCGGTCTGCTTGCTGCTCAAAGCCGGCAAAAAGCATGTGCGGCGGAGGTACTGCAGCACCAGACACGCAAGCCCGGCCTCTGGCAGAACCTCGCCACACTCTGGAGCGCCAGCCGCGCGTGGCAAGCCAACCAGGCATCTCTGCAGGCCACCCAGCTCAGGGCCGAACAGGCCGTGGCACAATGGCAGCTCCTTCAGCACCATCAGAACCAGACAGCCACCGATGTGCAGAACGCCATCCAGGATGCCACCAGGCTGCAGGCCCAGCATATCGTTTCGTGGCTGCAGACGGGACATACCACCGGAGACCGGCAGAATGAACTGCACGAGCCCTGGCCCCTACCCCACTGGCGACAGGCCCGTGCTCGTGTCTTCCTGGAGGCGCTGCGGCTGCACCAGACCTTCCTGGCGCTCGAAGCCACACGTATCCGTGCCAACCTGGATCTGGCCAATGCCCTGATCCAGGGCCAGTCCTTCAGCGGCTATTCCCGAGACGCCATCCGCTCCGCCTGGGCATCCCTGTTCATGGTGGTACCGGTACTCAGCAGCACCTTTGCCTCCTTCGACCGCTCCTTTGGATCGCTTGGTTGCGAGGAAATCGGCTGGCTATTGGTCGACGAAGCCGGACAGGCCACTCCACAGGCGGCCGTGGGTGCCCTCTGGCGCGCCCGCCGTGCCGTGTTCGTGGGCGACCCACTGCAGCTCAAACCCATCATGACCGTATCAGATGCGGCACTGGAGCACATGCGTACCCACTTTGGGGTCGACAATCATTGGTTGCCCAACCGCCACTCAGCCCAGACACTGGCAGACCAGGCCACGCCATGGGGACGCACAACCGGCCCCGATGACCACCAGTCCTGGGTGGGTCTGCCGCTGGTGGTACACCGTCGCTGCGACAGGCCAATGTTTGAGCTGGCCAACCGCATTGCCTACGACGGCAACATGGTCTACGGCACCATTGCCCCCAGACCGGATCGTGAAACGCCGGCCCACCTTCCCACCGGGTGGTTGCATGCCACGGGAACATCGCAGGGCAACTGGGTAGCGGAAGAGGGCAGAATGCTGCAGGCCCTGCTGGCGGCACTGCGCAGCGACGGTGTCGCACCCGGCGATATCGCCATCGTCACCCCGTTCCGCGGCGTCCTCAAGAAAATTCCCGCCCTCGTCCGCCCCTATCGGGGCAAGGGCAAAACAGGAAAAATCAACTGCGGCACAATCCATACCATGCAAGGCAAGGAGGCTCCCGTGGTGATCATGGTACTGGGCGGCAACACCGCCTCTCCAGGCGCCCGCGACTGGGCTGTGTCGGAACCCAACCTGCTGAACGTAGCCGCCACCCGCGCCAAACGGCGTTTCTATGTGATTGGCGATCGCAACGACTGGCAGCGCCGTGCGCTCTTCTGCGATGTCATGGACCTTCTGCCGGCACTGGATCTCCACGCCGAAGATATCGGCGGAGCACTCCATCAGAAGGCGCTGGCCTCGCGGGACCGGGCACGTGCCACTGGACGGTACCGTTCTGCCGACGAAGTCCTGGATGGCCTGCGTGCCCTGCGCGACGAGGAACGCACGCGCCGAACTGCGGCAAGAAAGGCATGA